The Natronoglycomyces albus genome has a segment encoding these proteins:
- a CDS encoding ubiquinol-cytochrome c reductase iron-sulfur subunit, protein MTTDSANTADTTETSALSSEAAAPGARVARSLLASRRGLMCGALGLGAVGVLAACGSGPSENSGNGANTADDADPDTPLASTDEVPVGGGIIIGSIALVQPEPGQFEGFSTTCPHQGTAVNAPDGDGVMTCPAHGSQFSVNGELLNGPATEGLTPVDVEVRDGEIFAV, encoded by the coding sequence ATGACTACGGATTCAGCAAACACAGCCGACACCACCGAGACGTCTGCTCTCTCTAGCGAGGCCGCCGCGCCGGGGGCCAGGGTGGCCCGTTCGCTCCTTGCCAGCCGACGTGGCCTCATGTGTGGCGCGCTTGGCCTCGGTGCGGTCGGCGTGCTCGCCGCGTGCGGCTCCGGACCCTCCGAGAACTCCGGCAATGGCGCGAATACCGCCGACGATGCCGACCCTGACACCCCGTTGGCTTCGACCGATGAGGTCCCCGTCGGTGGTGGCATCATCATCGGCAGTATCGCCTTGGTCCAGCCCGAACCGGGCCAGTTCGAGGGCTTCAGCACCACCTGCCCGCACCAGGGCACCGCTGTGAACGCGCCCGATGGCGACGGCGTCATGACCTGCCCGGCGCACGGTTCTCAGTTCTCTGTCAATGGTGAGTTGCTCAACGGTCCAGCCACCGAGGGGTTGACGCCGGTGGATGTCGAGGTCCGTGATGGGGAGATCTTCGCCGTGTAG
- a CDS encoding acyl-CoA dehydrogenase family protein: MDFRLTPDQRDFAAAVRDFVNKEVRPVSEQNYENHTFPTDLVRKLGELGVFGVTLPEEYGGAGGDMMLLGLAIEEIAKVDSSLAVTVEAGVTLGAEGIYHFGTDDQRKKWLPRIATQPGLVAFGLTEPEGGSDAGATKTRARVENGEWVIDGAKCFITNSGTDLTELIIVTAVTGERPDGRPEISAIVVPKGTPGLTVGKPYSKVGWNSSDTRPLFFDNCRVPEENLLGPRGKGFAQFLQLLDNGRIMLAALSAGMAQGCVDEALAYAKTRKAFGRYIGENQAIQFQLADMKLRAYTARLAWRDAAERAIAGKPYKDEAAMCKLHASDAAVENARAATQIFGGYGFMNETLVARHWRDSKILEIGEGTNEVQRMLIARGMGLK; the protein is encoded by the coding sequence ATGGATTTCCGGCTTACGCCCGACCAGCGCGACTTCGCCGCCGCCGTGCGCGACTTCGTGAACAAAGAGGTCCGGCCCGTCTCAGAACAAAACTACGAGAACCACACCTTCCCCACTGACTTGGTCCGCAAGCTGGGAGAACTGGGCGTCTTCGGCGTGACGTTGCCCGAGGAGTACGGCGGGGCCGGCGGCGACATGATGCTGTTGGGCCTGGCGATCGAGGAGATCGCGAAGGTGGACTCGTCGCTAGCGGTCACGGTCGAAGCCGGGGTCACGCTCGGAGCCGAAGGCATCTACCACTTCGGCACCGACGACCAGCGCAAAAAGTGGCTGCCTCGCATCGCCACCCAGCCGGGGCTCGTCGCGTTTGGCCTGACCGAGCCCGAAGGCGGCTCGGACGCGGGCGCGACGAAGACACGCGCCCGGGTGGAGAACGGCGAGTGGGTCATCGACGGCGCCAAGTGCTTCATCACCAACTCGGGCACCGACCTGACCGAGCTGATCATCGTCACGGCCGTGACCGGGGAGCGCCCGGACGGCCGCCCGGAAATCTCGGCGATCGTTGTCCCCAAGGGCACGCCCGGGTTGACGGTCGGGAAGCCGTATTCGAAGGTGGGCTGGAACTCCTCGGACACCCGCCCGCTGTTCTTCGACAACTGCCGGGTTCCCGAAGAGAACCTGCTGGGCCCGCGCGGTAAGGGTTTCGCCCAGTTCCTGCAGCTGCTGGACAACGGGCGCATCATGCTGGCCGCGCTGTCGGCGGGAATGGCGCAAGGCTGCGTCGATGAGGCCCTGGCCTACGCCAAGACGCGGAAGGCGTTTGGGCGTTACATCGGCGAAAACCAGGCGATCCAGTTCCAGCTGGCCGATATGAAACTGCGGGCCTACACCGCCCGCCTGGCTTGGCGCGACGCGGCCGAGCGGGCGATCGCGGGCAAGCCGTATAAGGACGAGGCGGCCATGTGCAAGCTGCATGCCTCGGACGCGGCGGTCGAGAACGCCCGCGCGGCCACCCAGATCTTTGGCGGCTACGGCTTCATGAACGAGACGCTGGTGGCCCGCCACTGGCGCGACTCCAAGATCTTGGAGATCGGCGAAGGCACCAACGAGGTGCAGCGGATGCTCATCGCCCGGGGCATGGGATTGAAGTAA
- a CDS encoding TetR/AcrR family transcriptional regulator, translating into MDHPTTSDNDTALHIAMEVFQRQGFEATSMSDLVAATGMNRASLYSTFGSKHQLYLAALTYWRNRSEAQAHAVMGADDAFFDMLANVLKVVARQAREGNLMVSAAVELAAGDPLTSRRVRETWTKSEADLKRVLHQAKATGQLSASVDVEQLARTILVFLQGMYVVGRVEEEEGWVASAAQGIQALLKGA; encoded by the coding sequence ATGGATCACCCCACCACGAGTGACAATGACACTGCGCTGCACATCGCAATGGAAGTCTTTCAGCGCCAAGGCTTCGAAGCCACATCAATGTCCGACCTGGTCGCCGCGACCGGCATGAACCGGGCCAGCCTCTATTCCACCTTCGGCAGCAAACACCAGCTGTATTTGGCCGCGCTCACGTACTGGCGCAACCGAAGCGAAGCGCAAGCCCACGCCGTCATGGGTGCCGACGACGCCTTTTTCGACATGTTGGCCAACGTCCTCAAGGTCGTGGCCCGGCAAGCGCGCGAAGGAAACCTTATGGTCAGCGCCGCCGTTGAACTGGCCGCCGGAGACCCGTTGACTTCCCGCCGAGTCCGTGAAACCTGGACTAAATCCGAAGCCGACCTCAAACGAGTACTCCATCAGGCCAAAGCCACCGGGCAGCTATCGGCCTCGGTTGACGTCGAACAACTGGCCCGCACCATCCTGGTGTTCCTACAAGGTATGTACGTCGTCGGTCGGGTCGAAGAAGAGGAAGGCTGGGTAGCCAGCGCCGCGCAGGGAATACAGGCGCTTTTGAAAGGAGCCTGA
- a CDS encoding ABC transporter ATP-binding protein encodes MITFADVAFRYHELAPPVFSAASFTIEEGELCLIVGPTGSGKSTLLGCVNGLVPHFTGGIASGSVTVGGRDISRARPSELADLVGYVPQDPLSSFVTDEVELELAYTMEQLALSDTTMRKRVTEIVDLLSLSELRTRALATLSAGQRQRVAIGAALTAGPRILVLDEPTSALDPGAAEEVLSALHRLVHDLGITVLLAEHRLERVVQYADSALLLQNRTVTHGPVADILATSPVAPPVVRLGREQGWQPLPISIRSARRVAADVRAQLDHATPPGDDVIHGDTALDAAGITVDYPGVRAVNNLSFSARRGERVAIMGRNGCGKSSLLWALQGTGARSAGSLDVAGADPATLKPPQRRTLAGLVPSEPGDLLYAETVERECVNTDRAADVPAGTCRKILEDLIEEVDVSVHPRDLSEGQRLALALAVTLTAAPPLLLLDEPTRGLDYPAKAALARRLHDLADAGHLLIVTTHDVEFVAEFASRVAIMSDGEIVADGPAREVVAASPMFAPQVAKILPGWLTVEEVREALR; translated from the coding sequence ATGATCACCTTCGCCGATGTCGCCTTCCGTTACCACGAACTCGCCCCGCCGGTGTTCAGCGCCGCGAGTTTCACGATCGAAGAGGGCGAGCTGTGTCTGATCGTGGGGCCCACCGGCAGCGGCAAATCAACGCTGTTGGGCTGCGTGAACGGCCTCGTGCCGCACTTCACCGGAGGTATCGCCTCCGGGTCGGTCACCGTGGGCGGCCGCGACATTTCGCGAGCACGCCCCTCCGAGCTGGCCGACCTGGTGGGCTACGTGCCGCAGGACCCGTTGAGCAGTTTCGTCACTGACGAGGTCGAGCTCGAACTGGCCTACACGATGGAACAGCTCGCACTCAGCGACACGACGATGCGTAAACGGGTGACCGAGATCGTTGACCTGTTGAGCCTGTCCGAACTGCGCACCCGCGCGCTGGCCACGCTGTCGGCCGGGCAGCGTCAACGGGTTGCCATCGGGGCGGCGCTGACCGCCGGGCCGCGCATCCTGGTGTTGGACGAACCGACCTCCGCGCTGGACCCGGGGGCGGCCGAGGAAGTGCTCTCGGCGCTGCACCGCCTCGTGCACGACCTGGGTATCACCGTGCTGTTGGCCGAACATCGGCTGGAGCGCGTCGTCCAATACGCCGACTCGGCGCTGTTGCTGCAAAACCGCACGGTCACACACGGGCCCGTCGCCGACATCCTCGCCACCTCCCCCGTGGCGCCTCCGGTGGTGCGGCTGGGTCGCGAACAGGGCTGGCAGCCGTTGCCGATCAGTATCCGCTCGGCTAGGCGGGTCGCCGCAGATGTGCGCGCGCAGCTAGACCACGCAACACCGCCGGGTGACGACGTCATCCACGGTGACACTGCCCTCGACGCGGCGGGCATCACCGTGGACTACCCGGGCGTGCGGGCGGTCAACAACCTGAGCTTTTCGGCTCGGCGCGGAGAGAGAGTCGCCATCATGGGACGCAACGGATGCGGCAAGTCTTCGCTGTTGTGGGCACTGCAGGGGACCGGGGCGCGTTCGGCGGGCAGCCTCGATGTGGCCGGGGCCGACCCCGCCACTTTGAAACCACCTCAGCGGCGCACCCTCGCGGGCCTGGTGCCCTCCGAGCCGGGCGACCTGCTCTATGCCGAGACCGTCGAACGCGAATGTGTCAACACCGACCGCGCCGCCGACGTACCCGCCGGCACCTGCCGCAAAATCCTGGAGGACCTCATCGAGGAGGTCGATGTCTCGGTGCATCCGCGCGACCTGTCCGAAGGGCAGCGCCTCGCCCTGGCTCTTGCCGTCACCTTGACCGCCGCCCCGCCGCTGCTGTTGCTCGACGAACCCACCCGGGGCCTGGACTACCCGGCCAAGGCCGCGCTGGCCCGCCGTCTACACGACCTCGCCGACGCCGGGCATCTGCTCATCGTCACCACCCACGACGTCGAATTCGTGGCCGAGTTCGCCAGCCGGGTCGCCATCATGTCCGACGGTGAGATTGTCGCCGACGGGCCCGCGCGGGAGGTGGTGGCGGCCTCGCCGATGTTCGCCCCGCAGGTGGCGAAGATTCTGCCCGGCTGGTTGACCGTCGAAGAGGTGCGCGAGGCACTGAGGTGA
- a CDS encoding CbiQ family ECF transporter T component — MSRPVSASVGATQRPGIRLHPVAWWAWALLLATTASQTVNPWILLLIIAVSGYVVFLCRGDEPWSGAWRIFLFIGLVAISIRMLFYLIFGGSDGTTVLFELPSIALGEWAQGFRLGGAVTAEGATAAAYDGLRLATLLVCIGAANSLASPKRMLRSMPAALYEISVAIVVALSVAPQLVASTVRVNRARALRGDTKRNPAHFMRTVVSPVLHEALDRALALAAAMSARGYGRSADIPPKSRALTSTLLLAGLIGLCIGAYGLLSAATAAPVAWTLLVVGVGLAVGGLIFASRRVPHTRYRPDPFGAREWSVVVAGACALAAVIVTAQLNPVGVWPVTDPLTMPSLPLLAALGVLAAAWPVVVAAQPKQSNFEESAA; from the coding sequence GTGAGCCGCCCGGTGTCTGCCTCTGTGGGAGCCACCCAGCGCCCTGGTATCCGGCTCCATCCGGTCGCCTGGTGGGCGTGGGCGCTGCTGTTGGCCACCACCGCTTCCCAGACGGTCAACCCGTGGATACTGCTGCTCATCATCGCCGTGTCCGGGTATGTCGTTTTCTTGTGTCGAGGCGACGAGCCGTGGTCGGGGGCCTGGCGTATTTTCCTGTTCATCGGGCTGGTCGCCATCAGCATCCGCATGCTGTTCTATCTGATCTTCGGCGGCTCCGACGGCACCACTGTCCTTTTCGAACTACCGTCGATCGCGCTTGGCGAATGGGCCCAAGGGTTCCGGCTGGGCGGGGCCGTCACCGCCGAAGGGGCCACCGCCGCCGCCTATGACGGCCTACGGCTGGCCACCCTGCTCGTCTGCATCGGCGCGGCCAATTCTCTGGCCAGCCCCAAACGCATGCTGCGCTCCATGCCCGCCGCGCTCTACGAAATCTCCGTGGCCATCGTCGTGGCCCTCTCGGTGGCCCCGCAACTGGTCGCCTCCACGGTGCGCGTCAACCGGGCCCGCGCGCTGCGCGGCGATACGAAACGCAACCCGGCGCATTTCATGCGCACCGTGGTGTCCCCGGTGTTGCATGAGGCGCTAGATCGGGCACTGGCGCTGGCGGCGGCGATGTCGGCACGCGGGTACGGCCGGTCGGCCGACATCCCGCCGAAGTCTCGCGCCTTGACTTCAACCTTGCTGTTGGCGGGGCTGATTGGGCTGTGCATTGGCGCGTACGGTCTGCTCAGTGCCGCCACTGCGGCGCCGGTGGCGTGGACGCTCCTTGTGGTGGGGGTTGGCCTGGCCGTGGGCGGGCTGATCTTTGCCTCCCGGAGGGTTCCGCACACTCGTTACCGACCCGACCCGTTTGGGGCGCGCGAATGGTCTGTCGTCGTCGCGGGAGCGTGCGCGCTGGCGGCCGTGATCGTGACCGCGCAGCTGAACCCGGTCGGCGTCTGGCCGGTCACCGACCCGCTCACAATGCCGAGCCTGCCGCTACTGGCCGCGCTCGGTGTCCTGGCCGCGGCTTGGCCGGTCGTGGTTGCCGCGCAACCTAAGCAGTCGAACTTCGAAGAGAGTGCCGCATGA